A single Neoarius graeffei isolate fNeoGra1 chromosome 23, fNeoGra1.pri, whole genome shotgun sequence DNA region contains:
- the LOC132871307 gene encoding uncharacterized protein LOC132871307 codes for MARPLSKDREMPPPDTWADNTFWWAHRLHLWFPYHKAACHTVTSGRRASASQSGICGPCSCSEDFLAASSKPVSVHQATFWRGAVSLSEATSSGQKDPKPRSSHYILREDPKPCSSRYILREDPKPCSLCCILREDPKPCSSHYILREDPKPCSSRYILREDPKPCSLCCILREDPKTPSPAPSAASSVRTPSPAPLPPPACPHGDTHTSSLDEAGDGASFWLPGELRKTIPTQDQRWIANTIFQSGRLRADLKLWYEPPVPALIYHQTPTPDRFFTHRLMVWMPYHLWKVRVFCPSCGKQLTGYGVHKRARKVLDIDRYYLMLTETLRCTVCSLNYLSTSQAVREQLDLPHAQMFRLILTRK; via the exons ATGGCACGACCTCTATCAAAAG ATAGAGAAATGCCCCCTCCAGACACGTGGGCAGACAACACTTTTTGGTGGGCCCACAGGCTGCACTTGTGGTTTCCATACCACAAAG CAGCCTGCCACACAGTCACCAGCGGCAGGAGAGCCAGCGCCAGCCAGTCAGGGATCTGTGGCCCCTGCAGCTGCTCAGAAGACTTTCTTGCGGCCTCCTCCAAGCCTGTCAGCG TTCACCAAGCAACGTTTTGGCGGGGCGCAGTCAGCCTCTCTGAAGCCACATCTAGTGGCCAGAAGGACCCCAAGCCCCGCTCCTCCCATTACATCCTCCGTGAGGACCCCAAGCCCTGCTCCTCCCGTTACATCCTCCGTGAGGACCCCAAACCCTGCTCCCTCTGCTGCATCCTCCGTGAGGACCCCAAGCCCTGCTCCTCCCATTACATCCTCCGTGAGGACCCCAAGCCCTGCTCCTCCCGTTACATCCTCCGTGAGGACCCCAAGCCCTGCTCCCTCTGCTGCATCCTCCGTGAGGACCCCAA GACCCCAAGCCCTGCTCCCTCTGCTGCATCCTCCGTGAGGACCCCAAGCcctgctcctcttcctcctcctgcaTGTCCACATGGCGATACCCACACCAGCAGCCTG GATGAAGCAGGAGATGGAGCTTCATTTTGGTTGCCAGGGGAGTTGAGGAAGACGATCCCCACACAGGACCAGCGCTGGATTGCCAACACCATATTCCAGTCTGGCAGACTACGAGCGGATCTGAAGTTGTGGTATGAGCCCCCAGTCCCAGCACTCATTTACCACCAGACCCCGACTCCAGACCGCTTTTTCACACATAGGCTGATGGTGTGGATGCCCTACCACCTGTGGAAAGTGAGAGTTTTCTGCCCCTCCTGTGGAAAGCAGCTGACTGGATATGGTGTCCATAAAAGGGCCCGTAAAGTCCTGGACATTGACAGGTATTACCTGATGCTGACCGAAACCCTCAGGTGCACGGTCTGTTCCCTGAATTACTTGTCAACCAGTCAAGCTGTCCGGGAGCAGCTGGACCTGCCGCACGCCCAGATGTTCAGGCTTATCCTGACCCGCAAGTGA